A region from the Lentimonas sp. CC4 genome encodes:
- a CDS encoding sugar phosphate nucleotidyltransferase, which translates to MQPTLLILAAGMGSRYGGLKQLDPMGPNGETVLDYSVFDAIRAGFGKVVFVIRRDFADAFKSAVGDKFEGKIEVAYAFQELADLPEGFSIPEGREKPWGTAHAVRAARNEIDAPFAVINADDFYGQDAYKQLAGYFAQSCDEPELRTCMVGYPLKNTLSEHGSVNRGICSVANGALQTVEEHCTIARDASGTVRGDNLAGASVEIDEAAIVSMNFWGFTPALFPSLEALFIEFLEAHGQEMKSECYIPTVIDTLIQSEQTECAVIETDGAWFGVTYPNDKPFVQASIAGLIESGEYPEAL; encoded by the coding sequence ATGCAACCGACACTTTTGATACTCGCAGCCGGAATGGGCAGCCGCTACGGTGGCCTCAAGCAACTCGACCCGATGGGCCCCAACGGAGAGACCGTGCTAGACTACTCGGTATTCGACGCCATTCGCGCTGGCTTCGGCAAGGTGGTATTCGTGATCCGTCGCGACTTCGCAGATGCATTTAAATCGGCGGTGGGCGATAAATTTGAGGGCAAAATCGAGGTGGCCTATGCATTTCAAGAACTCGCCGACCTCCCCGAAGGATTCAGTATCCCCGAAGGCCGCGAAAAGCCGTGGGGCACCGCACATGCCGTGCGCGCTGCGCGCAACGAAATCGACGCACCCTTTGCAGTGATCAACGCGGACGACTTCTACGGTCAAGATGCCTATAAGCAGCTGGCAGGCTATTTCGCGCAAAGCTGCGACGAGCCCGAACTGCGCACCTGCATGGTCGGGTATCCACTCAAGAACACGCTCTCCGAGCACGGCTCAGTGAACCGTGGCATCTGCAGCGTGGCCAATGGCGCGTTACAGACCGTGGAAGAGCACTGCACCATCGCCCGTGATGCAAGCGGCACCGTGCGCGGTGACAACTTAGCAGGCGCGTCCGTTGAAATCGACGAAGCTGCCATTGTCTCCATGAATTTCTGGGGCTTCACGCCCGCATTGTTCCCTAGCCTAGAGGCGTTGTTTATCGAATTCCTCGAAGCACACGGGCAGGAAATGAAGTCGGAGTGCTACATCCCGACCGTGATTGATACCTTGATTCAATCCGAACAAACCGAGTGCGCGGTGATCGAAACCGACGGCGCGTGGTTTGGCGTGACGTATCCGAACGACAAGCCCTTCGTGCAAGCTAGCATCGCAGGACTGATTGAGAGCGGCGAATATCCGGAGGCGCTGTAG
- a CDS encoding MotA/TolQ/ExbB proton channel family protein, with product MKKSVKIIIAGSVLFAGGIVFGVGGTVVSMIDTFNAVSVSGAGDPDALAAEIGDSLIATVIGIPVSFVGFCMFLGGIIAYFVGRNKGDVPEAVS from the coding sequence ATGAAAAAATCAGTTAAAATTATTATCGCAGGTTCCGTGCTATTTGCTGGCGGCATTGTCTTCGGTGTAGGCGGAACAGTCGTCAGTATGATAGACACGTTTAATGCCGTAAGTGTGTCTGGTGCGGGTGATCCAGATGCACTCGCAGCGGAGATTGGCGACTCGCTTATTGCGACTGTGATTGGTATCCCTGTCTCATTTGTAGGGTTCTGTATGTTCCTCGGGGGAATCATCGCTTACTTTGTCGGAAGAAATAAGGGAGATGTTCCAGAAGCGGTCTCCTAA
- the gcvT gene encoding glycine cleavage system aminomethyltransferase GcvT — protein sequence MSDILQIPLHDFHAEQGARFVNFGGWNMPVQYTSILEEHKAVRTAAGLFDVSHMGEFIVIGADAALFLDKLVVNRISNAAIGKAVYSPMCASDGGVVDDLIVYRTSAEGFLVCVNAGNIEKDFGWFLKQAARWELDVQIEDRSDEYALLALQGPKAIAILEAIGFETVNQIKKFCHALLPFAGEKVRVCRTGYTGEDGFEIYASPKAAETLAREIMGKGEPFGVKLCGLGCRDSLRLEAGYPLYGHELSDSITPLEASLDWTVKLQKDDFIGKNALTEQKESGIPRRVIHFKLEGRRIAREGTSVVNTDGQVVGQVLSGTLSPILGRPIGSAIVATTATETPLYVDLRGNHIALEVAQPPLHK from the coding sequence ATGAGCGACATTCTACAAATCCCACTTCACGACTTCCATGCCGAGCAAGGCGCACGCTTCGTCAACTTCGGCGGCTGGAACATGCCCGTGCAATACACCAGCATCCTCGAAGAGCATAAGGCCGTGCGCACTGCAGCCGGTCTGTTCGACGTCAGCCACATGGGCGAGTTTATCGTCATAGGCGCAGATGCTGCCCTGTTTCTCGATAAACTGGTAGTAAATCGGATCAGCAATGCCGCCATCGGCAAAGCGGTTTATTCGCCAATGTGTGCCAGCGATGGAGGTGTCGTCGATGACTTGATTGTCTATCGCACCAGCGCAGAAGGGTTCCTCGTTTGCGTAAATGCCGGCAACATCGAAAAGGACTTTGGCTGGTTCCTCAAGCAAGCCGCTCGCTGGGAGCTCGACGTGCAGATCGAAGATCGATCCGATGAGTATGCGCTGCTCGCGCTCCAAGGGCCAAAGGCCATCGCAATACTCGAAGCCATCGGCTTCGAAACCGTCAACCAGATCAAGAAATTCTGCCACGCATTACTACCCTTCGCAGGCGAAAAGGTGCGCGTCTGCCGCACCGGCTATACGGGCGAGGATGGGTTCGAAATCTATGCCTCCCCCAAAGCGGCCGAGACACTGGCCCGCGAGATCATGGGCAAAGGCGAGCCTTTCGGCGTAAAGCTCTGCGGCCTAGGCTGCCGCGACAGCCTCCGCCTCGAGGCGGGGTATCCACTCTACGGCCACGAATTGAGCGATAGCATTACCCCCCTCGAAGCCAGCCTCGACTGGACAGTGAAACTCCAGAAGGACGACTTCATTGGCAAAAACGCGCTCACCGAGCAAAAGGAGAGCGGCATCCCACGCCGCGTCATTCATTTCAAGCTCGAAGGGCGCCGCATTGCACGTGAAGGCACCTCCGTAGTAAACACCGATGGCCAGGTCGTCGGCCAAGTGCTCTCTGGCACGCTCTCTCCAATCCTGGGCCGCCCAATCGGCAGTGCCATCGTAGCAACGACGGCAACAGAGACACCGCTCTACGTCGACCTACGCGGCAACCATATCGCACTTGAAGTTGCCCAACCGCCGCTACATAAGTAG
- a CDS encoding flotillin family protein codes for MEFLILAAVLVFFFLAIMIAFATRYKRCPSDRLLVVYGKVAGGKSANCYHGGAAFIWPVIQGYQWLDLTPLPIDIRLEGALSKQNIRVNTPSTFTVGVSTEPGVMENAAERMLGLGLAEIKELAKDIIFGQMRVVIATMDIEEINADRDKLIANISTGVEVELKKVGLRLINVNVQDITDESGYIDALGQEAASKAIAEAKVKVAQAHRDGDIGAAHATRDQRIQVADANAKATEGENTATVEIANSNAERRQKEAEAERAASAAEKVKAAQALQEAYTAERISELERAKREKATQQANIVVPAEIAKEKAIVDAEARAESVRRTQMGEADAVRLEKQAEADGLKAVKLAEADGLRFKLTAEADGTRLKLLAEAEGVEAVLTKKAKGFTDIIASAGDDKQMATMLLMIEQLPKLVEEQAKAISNLKIDKITVWDNGKGKDGKGSTADFLSGMVGSLPPLHEITKNAGIELPEFLGKIAEPKEAEEADEVSEAPEGEK; via the coding sequence ATGGAATTCCTGATACTCGCAGCAGTCTTAGTCTTTTTCTTCTTGGCGATTATGATCGCCTTCGCGACGCGCTATAAGCGGTGTCCGTCCGACCGGCTCTTGGTCGTCTACGGTAAAGTCGCTGGTGGTAAGTCCGCCAACTGTTACCACGGTGGTGCCGCCTTCATCTGGCCCGTCATTCAAGGTTATCAGTGGCTCGATCTCACGCCATTGCCGATCGATATCCGCCTCGAAGGTGCGCTCTCGAAGCAGAACATCCGTGTGAATACGCCGTCCACTTTCACCGTCGGTGTCTCCACTGAGCCTGGTGTGATGGAAAACGCCGCTGAGCGTATGCTCGGTCTCGGTCTCGCTGAGATCAAGGAACTGGCGAAGGATATTATCTTCGGTCAAATGCGTGTTGTGATCGCGACCATGGATATTGAGGAGATCAACGCTGACCGCGACAAACTGATCGCGAATATTTCCACAGGGGTGGAGGTCGAGCTCAAGAAGGTCGGCCTGCGCCTGATCAACGTCAACGTGCAGGACATCACCGACGAGTCCGGCTACATTGACGCGCTCGGTCAAGAAGCTGCCTCCAAGGCGATTGCCGAAGCGAAGGTCAAAGTCGCCCAAGCGCACCGCGATGGTGACATCGGTGCGGCCCACGCCACACGTGACCAACGTATTCAGGTCGCCGATGCCAACGCGAAGGCCACCGAGGGTGAAAATACCGCGACCGTCGAGATTGCGAACTCCAATGCCGAACGTCGTCAAAAGGAAGCGGAAGCCGAACGTGCCGCATCTGCAGCGGAAAAGGTCAAGGCTGCCCAAGCCTTGCAGGAAGCTTACACCGCTGAGCGAATTTCAGAGCTTGAGCGTGCTAAGCGCGAAAAAGCCACTCAACAGGCCAACATTGTTGTCCCTGCTGAGATCGCCAAAGAAAAGGCCATCGTCGATGCGGAGGCGCGCGCTGAATCTGTGCGTCGCACACAAATGGGTGAGGCCGACGCGGTCCGCCTTGAGAAGCAAGCCGAAGCCGATGGTCTCAAAGCCGTCAAGCTGGCTGAAGCGGATGGTCTGCGCTTTAAGTTAACCGCTGAAGCGGACGGCACACGCCTCAAGCTCCTTGCGGAAGCGGAAGGTGTCGAAGCAGTCCTCACCAAGAAGGCGAAGGGCTTCACCGATATTATTGCATCTGCTGGCGACGACAAGCAGATGGCGACTATGCTCCTCATGATCGAGCAGTTACCGAAGCTCGTCGAAGAACAAGCCAAGGCGATTTCCAACCTCAAGATCGACAAGATCACAGTCTGGGACAACGGCAAGGGAAAGGACGGCAAAGGCAGCACCGCCGACTTCCTCTCAGGCATGGTGGGTTCGCTCCCTCCACTCCATGAGATCACCAAGAACGCTGGTATCGAACTGCCTGAGTTTCTCGGTAAGATCGCTGAGCCTAAGGAGGCTGAAGAAGCTGACGAAGTCAGCGAAGCGCCTGAAGGCGAGAAGTAA
- the gcvPB gene encoding aminomethyl-transferring glycine dehydrogenase subunit GcvPB, with product MQNTSVDQREQARHYIPASDADIDAMLKTVGKASLSELFDHIPADVQFQDGGALPDELAYDELYTRLEAISKMNRTGTSFLGDGVPDFVPSPVVGPVCDIRNLTTAYTPYQPELSQGTLLAHWIYQCSMARLTGFEAVNASLYDRSTSIFEGICAAIRMGRGKSIALIPETLYPGDLEVLETLSEDTEVELVRVPVDTVSGLIDFAALKAAAETAGTRLAAIVFPHVNTFGLVEAVDTLTDFAAELKAKSVAVIDPMLLGPGGLKAPSEFGANGADIIVGEAQHLALAPNFGGPGLGLFGVRFSDKDRGGVRAAPGRFIGKAKDCSGRDCRVGVLSTREQHIRKDKATSNICSNQAFVATLVGASLLERGDSGLETILAGLRARLAEAVECLTVFDGVSLAFPDPVSFHEVTFELSVPVADVLAKARESGILAGADVSDRVAGGRQLLKLSFSNREQAITELVAVFEAIFGAVGDAEPAKLSPVGNHDLRQVAPGLPTYTADEVIAYYKRLGDLNVSPDDGCYPLGSCTMKYNPKVNDWAASLPGFTDIHPQAPVEDAQGCLYVLHETQEWFKKITGLAAVTTQPLAGAQGELVGLKLFQAYHRDRGEVRDVILIPRSAHGTNFATATMAGFAGKKGKIVYLDADTEGRVLNDHLDRCIEEYGNRIAGVMITNPNTSGIFETSFKQIAEKIHAIGGLVYMDGANMNAIAGWIDLGALGVDAVHNNLHKTWTIPHGGGGPGDAIVAVSDRLTPYLPGYQIEFDGELYQPVRAPKSIGSFHRHWGNFAHKIRCYTYLLRLGREGVRRMSAVAVLSARYLQSQLTSDYALLPNGADSEPRMHEFILTLKPEDFGILDSVGLRKTDAAPRIGKLFLDFGFHAPTVAWPEPLGLMVEPTESYTKAELDRFAEAVQAIIKLAKEHPDVLNSAPHFTPIDRVEEVEANRDVCLSESLESLPEINPARVSTKELAKLTVPEIYAKVVAQL from the coding sequence ATGCAAAATACTTCTGTCGATCAGCGCGAACAAGCGCGTCATTACATTCCAGCGAGCGATGCCGACATCGATGCAATGCTGAAAACTGTCGGTAAGGCTTCGCTGAGTGAACTGTTCGATCACATTCCTGCGGATGTGCAGTTTCAAGATGGTGGTGCGCTTCCTGACGAACTTGCCTACGATGAGCTCTATACGCGGCTCGAAGCCATTTCGAAGATGAACCGCACAGGCACGAGCTTTCTTGGTGATGGCGTGCCCGACTTTGTGCCGTCTCCAGTCGTGGGGCCGGTGTGCGACATTCGTAATTTGACGACGGCCTACACTCCGTATCAGCCAGAGCTGAGCCAAGGGACGCTGCTAGCGCACTGGATTTATCAGTGCTCGATGGCGCGGTTGACGGGGTTTGAGGCGGTCAATGCATCGCTCTACGACCGATCCACTTCGATTTTTGAGGGCATTTGCGCTGCGATTCGTATGGGACGCGGCAAGTCCATCGCTCTTATTCCGGAGACTTTGTATCCTGGGGATTTAGAAGTGCTCGAGACTTTGTCCGAAGATACCGAGGTAGAGCTGGTGCGTGTGCCAGTCGATACGGTCAGTGGTTTGATTGATTTTGCTGCACTGAAGGCTGCCGCAGAAACTGCAGGCACTCGCCTCGCGGCGATTGTATTTCCGCATGTAAATACCTTCGGCCTCGTCGAAGCGGTGGATACCTTGACGGATTTTGCAGCGGAGTTGAAGGCGAAGAGTGTCGCGGTGATTGACCCGATGCTGCTTGGGCCTGGAGGCCTAAAGGCACCGTCTGAGTTCGGCGCGAACGGAGCCGATATCATCGTTGGCGAGGCGCAACACTTGGCGCTGGCACCGAATTTCGGTGGCCCTGGTCTCGGTTTGTTCGGCGTGCGTTTCTCGGATAAAGACCGTGGCGGCGTGCGTGCGGCTCCTGGCCGCTTTATTGGTAAGGCCAAGGACTGCTCTGGTCGTGATTGCCGCGTCGGCGTGCTGTCCACCCGCGAGCAACACATTCGTAAGGACAAGGCCACTTCTAATATTTGCTCCAACCAAGCCTTCGTCGCGACCCTTGTCGGCGCGTCGTTGCTGGAGCGTGGTGACTCCGGTCTGGAAACCATTTTGGCTGGCCTACGGGCACGTCTGGCAGAGGCGGTCGAGTGCTTGACAGTCTTTGACGGTGTATCGCTAGCGTTCCCTGATCCTGTAAGTTTCCACGAGGTCACATTTGAACTGTCGGTTCCAGTTGCGGATGTATTGGCAAAGGCACGCGAGAGCGGCATTCTTGCAGGTGCAGATGTTTCGGATCGCGTCGCGGGTGGTCGTCAGTTGTTGAAGCTGTCGTTTTCGAATCGTGAGCAAGCGATTACGGAATTGGTTGCAGTGTTTGAGGCGATCTTTGGAGCTGTTGGAGATGCGGAGCCTGCTAAATTGTCTCCGGTTGGTAATCATGATCTGCGTCAAGTCGCTCCAGGGCTGCCAACTTACACCGCCGACGAGGTGATTGCTTACTACAAGCGCCTCGGTGATCTCAATGTGAGCCCCGATGACGGTTGCTATCCGCTCGGTTCGTGCACCATGAAATACAACCCGAAGGTCAATGACTGGGCGGCGAGTTTGCCGGGCTTCACCGATATTCACCCGCAAGCGCCAGTTGAAGATGCGCAGGGCTGCCTCTATGTGCTGCATGAAACGCAGGAGTGGTTTAAGAAAATCACAGGTCTCGCGGCAGTCACGACGCAGCCGCTGGCTGGCGCACAGGGCGAGTTGGTCGGCCTGAAGCTGTTCCAAGCGTATCACCGTGATCGTGGCGAAGTGCGCGATGTCATTTTGATCCCACGCTCGGCGCATGGCACGAATTTCGCGACGGCGACGATGGCCGGTTTCGCAGGTAAGAAGGGCAAGATCGTTTATCTCGATGCTGATACGGAAGGCCGCGTCTTGAATGATCACTTGGATCGTTGCATCGAGGAATACGGCAACCGTATCGCGGGTGTGATGATCACGAATCCGAATACCAGTGGTATTTTCGAGACGTCCTTTAAGCAAATCGCAGAGAAGATCCACGCGATCGGCGGCCTCGTCTATATGGACGGTGCGAATATGAATGCCATCGCTGGTTGGATCGATCTCGGTGCGCTGGGTGTCGATGCCGTGCATAACAATCTGCACAAGACGTGGACGATTCCGCACGGTGGAGGTGGTCCAGGTGATGCGATTGTTGCGGTCAGTGATCGTCTGACCCCGTATTTGCCTGGGTATCAAATCGAATTCGACGGCGAATTGTATCAACCCGTGCGCGCGCCGAAGTCGATTGGCTCGTTCCATCGCCACTGGGGCAATTTTGCGCACAAGATCCGCTGCTACACATACTTGCTACGCTTAGGGCGCGAAGGCGTGCGTCGTATGTCGGCGGTCGCGGTCTTGAGTGCGCGTTATCTGCAATCGCAACTCACTTCGGATTACGCATTGCTGCCGAACGGTGCCGATAGCGAGCCGCGCATGCACGAGTTTATCCTGACCTTGAAGCCGGAGGATTTCGGTATTCTGGATTCGGTCGGTCTGCGTAAGACGGATGCCGCGCCACGTATCGGCAAGCTGTTCCTGGACTTTGGGTTCCACGCGCCGACGGTTGCATGGCCAGAGCCGCTCGGCTTGATGGTTGAGCCGACGGAGAGTTATACCAAGGCCGAACTGGATCGCTTTGCCGAAGCAGTGCAGGCAATCATCAAACTCGCGAAGGAGCACCCTGACGTGCTCAACTCCGCTCCGCACTTCACGCCGATTGACCGCGTCGAAGAGGTTGAGGCGAATCGTGATGTTTGCCTGTCCGAGTCGTTGGAGTCCTTGCCGGAAATCAATCCCGCGCGTGTGTCGACGAAGGAGCTCGCCAAGCTGACGGTGCCTGAGATCTACGCGAAGGTCGTTGCACAGCTGTAG
- a CDS encoding carbohydrate porin, with product MKRLSVLLFCILANLTFAADPEIEQLKNELEALKELYVSKIGEVETRLAAIEQREKSMKQTVTEVHQTVTTVQQDVQEVRSLPNGAFTSGFNPDLFSFYGYMRAGYGQDKDHTEQEKFILPGAGAAYRLGNESDTYLETGFSYFHIDEDNDSDSPVFGTHLMLAYSTQDKSTETESNTSLRQVYVTAKNVLPGQPDATVWGGQRYYRRHDVHMNDFYWLDMSGYGGGIEDYDLGFATGSIAWIGGTSDDFTGTDTIIPDDLENTDKNNFDVRLNDIDLGIGMGNLWLNYAHYKFDDGGSTNDSADGYAVGFWLENELGENSKNTAIIQYGTGVATNFNSFSPFARGLSNISIEDPKDPTKTIVDPSYDADDQSRLRIMDVIDYSFSEKLSMQAVAIYQKDDLGLDNDSDITWYSVGVRPVYDFTELYSLAFEAGYDYSELQGGEDGGLMKFTIAPQITPDFGFFSRPAIRLFFTYATWSNAYKGEIGGTTYDKDTSGISYGVQVESWW from the coding sequence ATGAAGCGATTATCCGTCCTACTCTTCTGCATTCTGGCGAACCTAACATTCGCCGCTGACCCCGAGATCGAACAACTCAAGAACGAGCTCGAAGCACTCAAAGAGCTCTACGTCTCAAAGATCGGTGAAGTCGAAACACGACTTGCAGCCATCGAGCAGCGCGAGAAGTCAATGAAGCAGACAGTCACCGAAGTGCACCAGACAGTCACCACCGTCCAGCAGGACGTGCAAGAAGTCCGAAGCTTACCAAATGGTGCCTTTACCTCGGGGTTCAACCCCGACTTGTTCAGCTTCTATGGTTACATGCGCGCAGGCTACGGCCAGGATAAAGACCACACTGAACAGGAGAAGTTTATTCTACCTGGCGCCGGCGCCGCTTATCGACTCGGCAATGAAAGCGATACCTACCTCGAAACAGGCTTCTCCTATTTTCATATCGATGAAGACAATGACAGCGACTCACCCGTCTTCGGCACACACCTCATGCTTGCCTATTCGACCCAGGATAAAAGCACTGAAACTGAAAGTAATACTTCACTACGCCAAGTATATGTCACCGCCAAAAACGTCCTACCTGGTCAACCAGATGCCACTGTATGGGGCGGCCAACGCTACTACCGGCGCCATGACGTGCACATGAACGACTTTTACTGGCTCGACATGAGCGGCTACGGTGGCGGCATCGAAGACTACGACCTAGGCTTCGCCACAGGATCGATCGCATGGATCGGCGGCACGAGCGACGACTTCACTGGCACCGACACGATCATCCCAGATGACCTCGAAAACACGGACAAGAACAACTTCGACGTGCGCCTCAACGATATCGATCTCGGAATCGGCATGGGGAACCTCTGGCTAAACTACGCGCACTACAAGTTTGACGATGGAGGCAGCACTAATGATAGCGCCGACGGCTACGCAGTCGGTTTCTGGCTCGAGAACGAACTCGGCGAGAACAGCAAGAATACCGCAATCATTCAGTATGGCACTGGTGTCGCCACCAACTTTAACAGCTTCAGCCCATTCGCCCGTGGACTTAGCAATATATCAATCGAGGATCCAAAAGATCCAACTAAAACAATCGTCGATCCTAGCTACGATGCCGATGACCAATCACGCCTACGCATTATGGACGTGATCGATTATTCATTCAGCGAGAAGCTCAGCATGCAGGCAGTCGCGATCTATCAAAAAGATGACCTCGGCTTAGATAATGACTCCGACATCACTTGGTATTCTGTCGGCGTTCGTCCAGTTTACGACTTCACCGAACTCTACAGTCTCGCATTTGAAGCAGGCTACGATTACTCCGAACTTCAAGGAGGCGAAGACGGCGGCTTAATGAAGTTCACCATCGCGCCGCAAATCACACCGGACTTCGGCTTCTTCTCGCGTCCTGCGATCCGCCTCTTTTTCACCTATGCCACATGGTCCAACGCATACAAAGGTGAGATCGGCGGCACTACCTACGACAAAGATACCTCCGGCATCAGCTACGGCGTGCAGGTCGAATCATGGTGGTAA
- a CDS encoding DUF4126 domain-containing protein: protein MNEVMALFAGVGLAAACGFRVFVPLFITSLAAGGHVDMFGDMDVEAMLGGQEWLANPGITLALGIATALEIGSYYIPWLDNALDTVATPAAVVAGTFITGAMMPDMMGDGSFKWIAATIAGGGTAGLVQGASVITRGTSTATTGGIGNPVVSTAELGGSILTAGLALLVPIVAGILVLILMYFVLRTIFRFFKNRSKSEPVVNVHPPIVD, encoded by the coding sequence ATGAATGAAGTAATGGCACTTTTTGCAGGCGTGGGTCTGGCGGCGGCCTGTGGTTTTCGCGTTTTCGTTCCTCTTTTTATTACCAGTCTCGCGGCGGGTGGGCACGTTGATATGTTTGGCGATATGGATGTGGAGGCCATGCTTGGAGGCCAGGAGTGGCTTGCGAACCCTGGCATCACACTCGCGCTCGGCATTGCTACAGCGCTGGAGATTGGTAGCTACTACATTCCCTGGTTGGATAACGCGCTCGATACGGTGGCGACCCCTGCCGCGGTGGTGGCTGGCACCTTTATTACTGGCGCGATGATGCCTGACATGATGGGCGATGGCTCATTTAAGTGGATCGCTGCGACCATCGCGGGAGGTGGCACGGCTGGCTTGGTGCAGGGGGCTTCGGTGATTACACGCGGCACCTCAACGGCGACGACTGGCGGTATTGGTAATCCTGTGGTTTCGACGGCCGAGCTCGGTGGCTCCATTCTCACCGCTGGCTTAGCGCTGCTAGTGCCAATCGTTGCTGGCATCTTGGTCTTGATCCTGATGTATTTCGTGCTCCGCACGATCTTCCGCTTCTTTAAGAATCGTTCAAAGAGTGAACCCGTGGTCAATGTGCATCCGCCTATAGTCGATTAG
- a CDS encoding NfeD family protein gives MIDWWTQLTPELKVFYGIGMLSLMVVIIQMLMTLIGFDADGLDGGFDVDLDVGDASSGIGLFSSQTLGAFFLGFGWMGVAAIQSGASVMLGVALAAACGLGAMFAMFYMIKGLLKLQSRGNLDYSSVIGQEGTVYVTLPGNDEDGGGQIQIMIQGRLTTASARKHGEGALAPGKRVRVIAVNGPASFVVEPL, from the coding sequence ATGATCGACTGGTGGACTCAATTAACTCCCGAACTCAAGGTTTTCTATGGGATTGGTATGCTCTCGCTCATGGTGGTGATCATTCAAATGCTGATGACCTTGATCGGTTTCGATGCCGACGGGCTCGATGGTGGCTTTGATGTCGATCTTGACGTTGGCGACGCCAGTTCGGGAATTGGCCTTTTCTCCTCCCAGACGCTAGGCGCGTTCTTTCTAGGCTTCGGCTGGATGGGTGTGGCGGCGATTCAGAGCGGTGCATCGGTCATGTTGGGTGTGGCGCTCGCTGCTGCCTGTGGTCTCGGTGCCATGTTTGCCATGTTCTATATGATCAAGGGGCTGCTGAAGCTTCAGTCTCGGGGCAATCTCGATTACAGTAGCGTGATCGGTCAAGAGGGCACCGTCTATGTCACGCTTCCGGGCAATGACGAGGATGGCGGCGGTCAAATCCAAATCATGATCCAAGGTCGTCTCACGACCGCCAGTGCACGCAAGCACGGCGAGGGCGCGCTCGCCCCTGGCAAGCGTGTGCGAGTCATCGCTGTCAACGGTCCCGCGTCATTCGTGGTCGAGCCTCTTTAG
- a CDS encoding S1C family serine protease gives MLRLGWIALLLVAGSVHVCAASVDALALQQRLIDVFEQNKDAVVRVKAAYRGPDEDGKAQVMLRVGTGFFISREGHVLVSASRAAGADRVWIEYKGKPYAAEAIGHDRLTNVSVLRVLELPEDFAIISMDPNVTQPRLGAIAIAIACPLDFEPSPSMGLVTGMDKKLGNKVFPTAYMRTSISVDAGQGGCPILDINGQFLGMSVASITELDASYCLPVAALARVRDDLLFSGHIIHSWMGFEVGELLGTDSENAVYLSSVVEGAPADEAGLLKGDHLVSIAGHPIHNVSDVPGAVFFIRANQFTSIAVMRGDELMEFSLKTIPRPEQMPIVEALEVELEESVGGAPAVGEVVAPAGELETAATVEAPKRDLSAFFDWTAGGEPKGQKFSRGPNWMDEQSLRKGSDD, from the coding sequence ATGCTCAGACTTGGGTGGATTGCTCTTTTGTTGGTCGCAGGTTCGGTGCATGTGTGTGCCGCTTCTGTAGATGCACTTGCTCTGCAACAACGCCTAATCGATGTGTTTGAGCAGAATAAGGATGCCGTCGTTCGTGTGAAGGCGGCCTACCGAGGCCCCGACGAAGATGGTAAAGCGCAAGTGATGCTACGAGTGGGCACGGGCTTTTTTATTAGTCGCGAAGGACATGTGCTCGTGAGCGCCAGTCGCGCTGCAGGTGCAGATCGCGTCTGGATCGAATATAAGGGCAAGCCCTATGCAGCAGAGGCAATTGGGCATGATCGTCTGACGAATGTCTCAGTGCTACGCGTGCTGGAGTTGCCAGAGGATTTTGCCATTATATCGATGGATCCGAATGTGACGCAGCCTCGCTTGGGGGCGATTGCCATTGCGATTGCGTGTCCGCTTGACTTTGAGCCTTCACCCTCGATGGGGCTAGTTACGGGGATGGATAAGAAGCTGGGCAATAAAGTGTTTCCGACTGCGTATATGCGCACCTCGATTTCAGTCGATGCGGGGCAGGGCGGTTGCCCGATCTTAGATATTAATGGGCAATTTCTCGGGATGTCGGTGGCATCGATTACGGAGCTGGATGCGTCCTATTGTTTACCAGTCGCTGCGTTGGCACGTGTGCGCGACGATCTTTTGTTTTCCGGGCATATCATTCATAGCTGGATGGGCTTTGAAGTGGGTGAATTGTTGGGCACGGATTCTGAGAATGCGGTGTATTTATCCTCTGTGGTGGAAGGCGCGCCCGCTGATGAAGCTGGTTTATTGAAAGGCGACCACTTGGTTTCGATTGCTGGACATCCGATTCATAATGTCTCCGATGTGCCGGGGGCTGTCTTCTTTATCAGAGCGAATCAATTTACTTCAATTGCGGTGATGCGTGGCGACGAGTTGATGGAGTTTTCCTTGAAGACGATTCCGCGTCCTGAGCAGATGCCAATTGTCGAAGCCTTAGAGGTGGAATTGGAAGAGTCGGTTGGGGGCGCACCAGCCGTTGGAGAGGTCGTGGCGCCTGCCGGTGAGCTGGAGACTGCTGCCACTGTAGAAGCGCCCAAGAGGGACTTGAGCGCTTTTTTTGATTGGACAGCCGGAGGCGAGCCAAAGGGCCAGAAGTTTAGCCGTGGTCCCAACTGGATGGATGAGCAGTCGCTGCGCAAGGGCTCGGACGATTAG